A part of Gemmatimonadetes bacterium SCN 70-22 genomic DNA contains:
- a CDS encoding dihydroorotate dehydrogenase B catalytic subunit — MSAGDRSSLSVTLGGIALQNPVLLAAGTAAYGEELSEVTPLDSLGGIVTKAVSLDVRKGAPAPRVAEFPGGMINAIGLANPGVEEVRRVHLPWLERSLTRARVLVNVVGNAVDDFARVIERLDDVPGKAGYELNVSCPNVKAGGMEFGADPSALAEVVRRARAATAAPIFVKLSPTLVDITAAARVALDHGATGVTLVNTLPGLVIDVARRRPALGFGTGGVSGPGLLPVGVLATWKVWKATKAPIIGVGGITTAEDALQYLMAGATAVAMGTAGLRDPRQPVRMVRGLEAWCRREGVRSLAEVTGSVEWPA; from the coding sequence ATGAGTGCCGGCGACCGCTCCTCGCTGAGCGTTACCCTGGGGGGGATCGCGCTGCAGAACCCCGTCCTGCTGGCGGCGGGGACGGCGGCCTACGGCGAGGAGCTGTCCGAGGTCACCCCGCTGGACTCGCTCGGCGGCATCGTGACCAAGGCGGTGAGCCTGGACGTACGGAAGGGGGCCCCGGCGCCGCGGGTGGCCGAGTTTCCCGGTGGCATGATCAACGCCATCGGCCTGGCGAATCCCGGGGTGGAGGAGGTGCGACGCGTTCACCTGCCGTGGCTCGAGCGGTCGCTGACGCGGGCGCGCGTCCTGGTCAACGTCGTCGGGAATGCGGTCGACGACTTCGCGCGCGTCATCGAGCGGCTCGACGATGTCCCGGGCAAGGCCGGCTACGAACTGAACGTGAGCTGTCCGAACGTGAAGGCCGGGGGGATGGAGTTCGGGGCCGATCCGTCGGCGCTGGCCGAGGTCGTGCGGCGCGCGCGCGCGGCGACGGCGGCCCCGATCTTCGTGAAGCTGTCCCCCACGCTGGTGGACATCACCGCGGCGGCGCGCGTGGCGCTCGACCACGGGGCCACCGGCGTGACGCTCGTGAACACCCTCCCCGGACTCGTGATCGACGTCGCGCGCCGGCGACCGGCGCTCGGGTTCGGGACCGGGGGGGTGAGCGGTCCCGGACTCCTCCCCGTGGGGGTCCTCGCGACGTGGAAGGTCTGGAAGGCGACGAAGGCGCCCATCATCGGGGTGGGGGGGATCACGACCGCCGAGGATGCGCTGCAGTACCTGATGGCGGGGGCGACGGCGGTCGCGATGGGGACCGCCGGGCTGCGGGACCCCCGGCAGCCGGTGCGCATGGTGCGCGGGCTGGAGGCATGGTGCCGCCGCGAGGGGGTGCGATCGTTGGCGGAGGTAACCGGAAGCGTGGAGTGGCCGGCATGA
- a CDS encoding SsrA-binding protein: MAEKTEAPDLVVVARNRDARHNYHILETWEAGLVLTGTEVKSLRNGKANISDAYGIVRDGEVYLLNVNISPYERGGYVNHDPTRLRKLLLHKREIRRLIGAVEREGLTLVPLELYFVRGRAKVRIALGKGKKLHDKREDSRKRDADREIARAMRRR; the protein is encoded by the coding sequence ATGGCCGAGAAGACCGAAGCGCCCGACCTCGTCGTCGTCGCGCGAAACCGCGACGCACGCCACAACTACCACATCCTCGAGACGTGGGAGGCGGGGTTGGTGCTGACCGGGACAGAGGTCAAGTCGCTGCGGAACGGGAAGGCCAACATCTCCGACGCGTACGGGATCGTGCGCGACGGCGAGGTCTACCTCCTCAACGTCAACATCTCGCCGTATGAGCGCGGGGGGTACGTCAACCACGACCCCACGCGGCTGCGAAAGCTCCTCCTGCACAAGCGCGAGATCCGCCGCCTCATCGGCGCGGTCGAGCGCGAGGGGCTCACCCTGGTCCCGCTGGAGCTCTACTTCGTGCGCGGGCGCGCCAAGGTTCGCATCGCCCTCGGCAAGGGGAAGAAGCTGCACGACAAGCGAGAAGACTCGCGGAAGCGCGACGCCGACCGCGAGATCGCCCGCGCGATGCGCCGCCGATGA